The Corynebacterium suranareeae genome window below encodes:
- a CDS encoding VOC family protein, whose translation MEQRISFITLAVEDVARSREFYVDGLGWKPMFENDEVIMLPAGEHLMLSLWSIEGFTAEIGRPPARGIAPITLAHNCATEKEVDGVLVLAASIGADVSPAVHREWGGYSGYFSDPDGFRWEIAMNPGPTGDYVLP comes from the coding sequence ATGGAACAACGCATTAGTTTTATCACCCTTGCCGTTGAGGATGTTGCACGAAGCAGGGAATTCTACGTCGATGGGCTTGGGTGGAAACCAATGTTCGAAAATGATGAGGTCATCATGCTTCCAGCTGGCGAACACCTCATGCTTTCGCTTTGGAGCATCGAAGGATTTACCGCCGAAATTGGCCGTCCTCCGGCTCGTGGAATCGCACCGATTACCCTCGCGCATAACTGCGCCACCGAGAAAGAAGTCGATGGTGTTCTAGTACTTGCTGCGTCAATCGGTGCTGATGTCTCTCCAGCCGTTCACCGCGAATGGGGCGGATATTCCGGATATTTCTCCGATCCTGACGGTTTTCGGTGGGAAATTGCCATGAACCCCGGTCCCACGGGTGACTACGTGCTGCCCTAA
- a CDS encoding SDR family NAD(P)-dependent oxidoreductase, with product MNQLALVTGASSGIGFHIAQQLAQRGYDIIGVGVSDRILELPKRISGVQVIPLRTDLTNRNQVNDLWSRIEELDRPLAVAALNAGASLGGAFIDTDIDDELNLLELNVVSQIILAKHITRHMANRRSGRILITTSLSATTPTPYESIYGPTRSFMYSFAQGLREEMREHGVSVTALLPGATATEFHDRAGMQQTKFGDNSWKNDPELVAKLGVEALFDGRDHVIGGDRQTRWAALRNKLSSEESKAKRFSKDSKPSQ from the coding sequence ATGAATCAACTCGCACTTGTCACCGGCGCTTCATCGGGAATTGGCTTCCACATCGCGCAACAGCTCGCACAACGTGGATACGACATCATCGGAGTTGGTGTCAGTGATAGAATCCTTGAACTACCCAAACGAATTTCTGGAGTGCAAGTTATTCCACTTCGCACTGACCTCACCAACCGTAACCAGGTCAATGATCTGTGGAGCAGGATCGAAGAACTCGATCGACCACTTGCTGTCGCGGCCCTTAATGCGGGCGCCAGCTTAGGCGGCGCATTCATTGACACGGATATCGATGATGAGCTCAACCTTTTGGAATTAAACGTCGTTTCTCAAATCATCCTTGCCAAACACATCACCCGGCACATGGCGAACCGCCGTTCAGGACGAATTCTGATCACCACGTCCCTATCCGCGACGACTCCCACGCCTTACGAATCAATCTATGGCCCAACCAGATCATTCATGTACAGCTTCGCCCAAGGCCTCCGCGAAGAAATGCGGGAACATGGCGTCTCCGTCACCGCTCTCCTACCCGGCGCGACAGCCACCGAATTTCACGATCGCGCTGGCATGCAACAAACCAAATTTGGCGACAATTCATGGAAGAACGATCCGGAACTCGTCGCAAAGCTCGGGGTTGAGGCGCTTTTCGATGGGCGCGACCACGTTATCGGTGGTGACCGCCAGACGCGCTGGGCCGCGCTGCGCAACAAGCTGTCGTCAGAGGAATCGAAGGCGAAGCGCTTTTCAAAGGACTCCAAGCCCTCTCAGTGA
- a CDS encoding 2'-5' RNA ligase family protein, giving the protein MASPENILLYLPEKEEQQVREVFAALEERGFPVQNQKPHITITFSPSMPSDVVERASELLPPVMPARFTRVGTVVFGTKRKQTVAWLLETSEELEEAARKISALNPDGRGQRWVPHLTMGLRLPREIVPDYIRALDEVTSPHFKEITATTAAYWRPKIQHLTVFKA; this is encoded by the coding sequence GTGGCGTCGCCGGAGAATATTCTCTTGTACCTTCCCGAAAAGGAAGAACAACAGGTCAGGGAAGTTTTTGCTGCATTGGAAGAACGAGGATTTCCTGTCCAGAATCAAAAGCCACACATCACGATTACTTTTTCTCCGTCGATGCCTAGCGATGTTGTGGAGCGGGCGTCGGAGTTGCTTCCACCTGTGATGCCAGCAAGATTTACTCGTGTTGGAACAGTGGTGTTTGGTACAAAGCGGAAACAAACCGTGGCGTGGCTGCTGGAAACTTCTGAAGAATTAGAGGAAGCAGCAAGAAAAATTAGTGCGCTTAACCCTGATGGTCGTGGGCAGCGGTGGGTTCCGCACCTGACAATGGGGTTGCGGCTACCGCGAGAAATTGTCCCTGATTACATCAGAGCATTAGATGAGGTAACCTCGCCGCACTTCAAAGAGATCACAGCAACGACGGCTGCGTATTGGCGACCTAAGATTCAACACCTCACCGTTTTTAAGGCTTAG
- a CDS encoding NUDIX hydrolase: MDRTLRGPERRVVEKALGYVIQNHQLLVFTHDDTPITVTGVQVPGGTIEPTESPEDAVVREVFEETGVAVRIVNSLGTAFYDAWPTKPELHKRHFFQLAPLQQVEMDSWSAGEMDCSDGGAPQRWTCYWMPIEHAHVLCAGMGAKLGELEL, translated from the coding sequence ATGGATCGAACATTGCGCGGACCTGAGCGCCGGGTTGTTGAAAAAGCACTCGGCTATGTCATACAAAACCACCAACTGCTAGTGTTCACGCATGATGACACCCCAATTACGGTTACAGGCGTTCAGGTTCCAGGAGGAACAATAGAGCCAACTGAATCACCTGAAGATGCTGTTGTCCGTGAAGTTTTTGAAGAAACTGGTGTCGCGGTTCGAATCGTAAACTCTTTGGGCACTGCGTTTTATGATGCTTGGCCGACAAAACCTGAACTTCATAAACGGCACTTCTTTCAATTGGCACCACTGCAACAGGTAGAGATGGACTCTTGGAGTGCAGGCGAAATGGATTGCTCAGATGGAGGCGCTCCGCAACGTTGGACTTGCTATTGGATGCCGATTGAGCACGCACATGTATTATGCGCAGGAATGGGTGCGAAACTGGGAGAACTCGAGCTTTAA
- a CDS encoding helix-turn-helix transcriptional regulator produces MPRKKETLSEFLTAKRAAIRPEDAGLNDAGPRRVPGLRREEVAVLSGVSVDWYIRLEQGRRVTPSESVLAAIARTLRLDDAEKQYLFNLARPSLRSGPSHSLEVENVAVRPGIRKMIAGFDNQAAFLLGPRMEVLAGNELAWALLEDFPARESNDRNLLRWIITEPKARDLYLDWETIASEMVGVLQLEASARPKDPAIASLVGELAAASKEFTAWWAQPHPQGRTSGTKRFAHPVVGPVTINWEAFTVPDDDTQTLFIYSAADTASQQALKLLGAWRATEETDTRDPSKEIPKPSESTQEDSPERIN; encoded by the coding sequence ATGCCTCGAAAGAAAGAGACTTTAAGCGAATTCCTCACTGCGAAACGTGCGGCCATTCGACCTGAAGACGCGGGATTAAATGACGCAGGGCCGCGGCGCGTTCCGGGACTCCGGCGTGAGGAAGTCGCGGTACTTTCAGGTGTCAGCGTCGATTGGTATATACGCCTGGAGCAAGGCCGGCGGGTCACTCCCTCTGAATCTGTGCTCGCTGCCATTGCTCGCACGCTTCGACTTGATGATGCTGAGAAACAGTATCTTTTCAACTTGGCGAGGCCAAGCCTACGATCCGGTCCAAGCCACAGCCTCGAAGTTGAAAATGTAGCTGTCCGACCCGGCATCCGCAAAATGATTGCCGGTTTTGATAACCAAGCAGCGTTTTTGCTGGGTCCACGCATGGAAGTGCTGGCAGGAAACGAACTTGCTTGGGCGCTGTTGGAGGACTTCCCTGCTAGAGAATCAAACGATCGCAATTTGCTGCGGTGGATCATCACTGAGCCGAAAGCTCGGGATCTCTATCTAGATTGGGAAACCATAGCTTCCGAAATGGTCGGTGTCCTGCAATTGGAAGCGAGTGCTCGGCCGAAGGATCCTGCGATCGCCTCGCTGGTTGGTGAACTTGCCGCGGCCAGTAAGGAATTCACCGCGTGGTGGGCGCAGCCACATCCGCAGGGTCGGACTTCTGGAACTAAACGCTTCGCGCATCCGGTGGTCGGTCCAGTGACCATTAATTGGGAGGCGTTCACAGTTCCAGACGATGACACCCAAACATTGTTCATTTATTCCGCCGCTGATACGGCCTCTCAGCAGGCGTTGAAACTCCTGGGCGCTTGGCGTGCCACTGAGGAGACGGACACGAGAGACCCATCTAAAGAAATACCGAAACCATCCGAGTCCACGCAGGAAGATTCCCCAGAAAGGATCAATTAA
- a CDS encoding aspartate dehydrogenase domain-containing protein, whose product MSDSVPRVLLLGFGAIGRQLVTLFDASEFEVSAFVRDVTPHRERGTLGVSLYDANLEELIESHDIVVECAGVSAVKEHGPAVIASGKDLVLTSVGALADPDARRSLLAGPGKVHVTSGAIGGFDLWAALSESKAVDTVKIRTTKNAEALIQDWMNDNERAELENATEPFLLFGGRPSDAIAKFPGNVNVSIALAWATRGRGASDDELLRRSLERVSVELVASPNLADTRHDIEVSGSAGTFSLVSESGPNPVNPKTSAITALSVAHTLRHAI is encoded by the coding sequence ATGTCTGACTCGGTTCCACGAGTATTACTTCTTGGTTTTGGCGCGATCGGGCGTCAATTAGTGACACTTTTTGATGCATCGGAGTTCGAAGTCAGTGCATTTGTTCGTGATGTGACCCCTCACCGCGAACGTGGCACGCTGGGGGTATCACTTTATGATGCCAACCTTGAAGAGCTCATCGAGTCCCACGATATCGTGGTTGAATGCGCTGGCGTTTCGGCTGTGAAAGAACATGGACCGGCAGTAATTGCGAGTGGCAAAGATCTGGTGTTGACGTCGGTGGGTGCTCTGGCGGATCCTGATGCGCGCCGGTCACTGTTGGCCGGTCCTGGGAAAGTGCATGTCACCTCCGGTGCTATCGGTGGTTTCGATTTGTGGGCAGCTCTTTCAGAGTCGAAAGCGGTAGACACCGTGAAGATTCGAACCACCAAGAATGCTGAAGCTCTCATTCAAGACTGGATGAATGACAATGAGCGCGCTGAATTGGAAAACGCAACGGAACCTTTTCTTCTCTTCGGTGGACGGCCTAGTGATGCAATCGCAAAATTCCCGGGTAACGTAAATGTTTCTATCGCGCTGGCGTGGGCTACCCGCGGTAGAGGCGCCAGTGACGATGAGCTGCTGAGGCGATCGCTTGAGCGTGTATCGGTGGAACTTGTTGCCTCTCCGAATCTGGCTGATACGCGTCATGACATCGAGGTATCAGGCTCTGCCGGTACTTTCTCTTTGGTTAGCGAATCTGGACCAAATCCCGTGAATCCCAAAACCTCTGCGATTACGGCACTGTCAGTTGCGCACACTTTAAGGCACGCGATTTAA
- a CDS encoding type II toxin-antitoxin system RelE/ParE family toxin — MIRTFGDKNTERIWHEYYVKGIDRKVQRATLRKLEQIHAAQNVEDLRIPPGNRLERLVGDRRGQHSVRVNAQWRICFVWKDGGADNVELVDYH, encoded by the coding sequence GTGATCAGAACCTTCGGCGATAAGAATACTGAGCGGATCTGGCACGAGTATTACGTCAAAGGTATTGATCGCAAAGTTCAACGGGCAACATTGCGAAAGCTTGAGCAGATTCATGCGGCGCAAAATGTCGAAGACCTCAGAATTCCACCTGGGAATCGATTGGAGCGATTAGTCGGTGATCGCCGTGGTCAACATAGTGTTCGTGTGAATGCGCAATGGCGGATTTGTTTTGTTTGGAAAGATGGAGGTGCGGACAATGTCGAACTCGTCGACTATCACTGA
- a CDS encoding YtoQ family protein, protein MSFNVYLSGEIHTNWREEIQRGVEAAGLDVIFTAPVTDHPASDAAGDHLGENTDSFWRDHQSAKINAIRTRTSIEKADFVVVRFGDKYKQWNAAFDAGYCAALGKPYVTLHDEDLVHPLKEVDAEAQGWCKTTDQVVETLKYVLKA, encoded by the coding sequence ATGAGTTTCAATGTTTATCTTTCTGGGGAAATCCACACCAATTGGCGCGAAGAGATCCAGCGCGGGGTAGAAGCCGCTGGGCTGGATGTCATCTTTACAGCGCCTGTTACCGATCATCCAGCAAGCGATGCCGCTGGCGACCATTTAGGAGAAAATACTGATTCTTTTTGGCGCGATCACCAGTCGGCGAAGATTAATGCCATCCGCACCCGGACGTCGATTGAAAAGGCAGACTTCGTGGTGGTGCGCTTCGGTGATAAATATAAGCAGTGGAACGCAGCTTTCGACGCCGGTTATTGCGCCGCGTTGGGAAAGCCTTATGTGACGCTTCATGATGAAGACTTAGTGCATCCGCTGAAGGAAGTTGATGCTGAAGCGCAAGGTTGGTGCAAGACTACCGATCAGGTCGTCGAGACGCTGAAGTACGTGCTCAAAGCCTAA
- a CDS encoding hemerythrin domain-containing protein — protein sequence MEALRRHIYLEEEIVFPHLQRGTLMMPLMVMREEHGQLWQRIDAHAESVQNQSGEPNKVEEICPEILALLDRHNQKEEPIIYPHMDADLSSDDQEKIRDLLAGGAMPSDWVCEAMR from the coding sequence ATGGAGGCGCTTCGTCGACATATTTACTTGGAAGAAGAAATTGTGTTCCCGCATCTTCAACGAGGCACGTTAATGATGCCGTTGATGGTGATGCGTGAAGAACATGGGCAGTTGTGGCAGCGCATCGATGCCCATGCTGAAAGTGTGCAGAACCAGTCCGGTGAACCCAACAAAGTGGAAGAAATCTGCCCAGAGATTCTTGCACTGCTTGATCGACATAATCAGAAGGAAGAGCCCATCATCTATCCACACATGGATGCGGATCTTTCTTCAGATGATCAGGAAAAGATCCGAGATTTACTAGCAGGCGGTGCGATGCCTTCGGACTGGGTATGTGAAGCGATGCGCTGA
- a CDS encoding SMI1/KNR4 family protein, which produces MAFPVTEDKILAAEETFGRRLPDTLRERLLQNNGGEVIDNENNDWILHPVRDDSDRKRLVRTANDIIRETEPAREWDNFPENAIAIANDGTGDLIILLPDDDAFYIWSHEDEPFIKTELEDA; this is translated from the coding sequence ATGGCTTTCCCCGTGACAGAAGACAAAATCCTGGCAGCTGAGGAAACCTTTGGCAGGCGTCTCCCCGACACTTTGCGCGAACGACTACTTCAAAACAATGGTGGCGAAGTCATCGACAATGAAAACAACGACTGGATTCTCCATCCAGTTCGTGATGACAGCGATCGAAAAAGGCTTGTCCGAACCGCCAACGACATCATCCGCGAGACCGAACCTGCACGTGAATGGGACAATTTCCCCGAAAATGCGATCGCAATTGCAAATGACGGAACGGGCGACTTAATAATTCTGCTTCCCGATGATGATGCCTTCTACATTTGGTCGCACGAAGACGAACCCTTCATCAAAACTGAGCTCGAGGATGCGTAA
- a CDS encoding MmcQ/YjbR family DNA-binding protein — MIPFVEGYFVATSALLIHGLRLTMDCKELQKTPVSRVNELPGTELTYPFGLDSDARKIHGKMFMFLAELSGEEIVKLKADPLDSEILRKTHASITPSWHMNKKHWITIRAGGKVDAKLVDELVTDSYLLVVESLPKYKQPINPQTFAAGS, encoded by the coding sequence GTGATCCCTTTCGTCGAAGGTTACTTTGTTGCAACGTCTGCACTCTTGATTCATGGTTTGAGGTTAACCATGGACTGCAAAGAGTTACAGAAAACACCAGTATCCCGCGTGAATGAGCTTCCTGGAACAGAATTAACTTACCCGTTCGGGCTGGACTCGGACGCGAGGAAGATTCACGGCAAGATGTTCATGTTCCTAGCCGAATTAAGTGGCGAAGAAATCGTGAAACTCAAAGCCGATCCCCTGGATTCAGAAATACTCCGCAAGACTCATGCCAGTATCACTCCGAGTTGGCACATGAACAAGAAACATTGGATCACCATCCGGGCGGGCGGCAAGGTAGACGCAAAGCTTGTCGATGAACTCGTGACCGATTCCTACCTGCTCGTTGTGGAAAGCCTACCGAAATACAAGCAGCCAATAAACCCTCAAACATTCGCTGCCGGTAGTTGA
- a CDS encoding MarR family winged helix-turn-helix transcriptional regulator — protein MTENPGQDDSPLIVAIDAALHFTRKLGGFEFADSQIEPLSRIERLVVEYVRRFPGASPSELGRELTLKGSNTSAVISGLVKKNQLRRESDPNDGRGTLLFLTEAGEDAVQRVHREWEAVFSGIQVSDDQLKQAAATFELLFEALNPEN, from the coding sequence ATGACGGAAAACCCTGGCCAGGACGATAGCCCACTGATCGTAGCTATTGATGCCGCACTGCATTTCACACGGAAACTCGGTGGTTTTGAATTTGCGGATTCACAAATTGAGCCACTGAGTCGAATCGAACGCCTTGTTGTAGAGTACGTTCGTCGATTTCCAGGGGCATCCCCGTCAGAACTAGGACGAGAATTAACACTCAAAGGCTCAAACACGAGCGCTGTCATTAGTGGGCTTGTGAAAAAGAACCAGCTGCGCCGCGAATCCGATCCCAATGACGGTCGCGGCACACTCCTTTTCCTCACCGAAGCAGGGGAAGACGCCGTCCAACGAGTGCATCGTGAATGGGAGGCTGTATTCAGTGGGATTCAGGTCAGCGACGATCAACTAAAGCAAGCAGCAGCCACTTTTGAATTGCTGTTTGAAGCGCTTAACCCCGAAAACTAG
- a CDS encoding siderophore-interacting protein, which yields MGRKKNTPTDRQFMMAEVVKSERISPNFVRLTLTGLEGLKDWGADHWCRLFFTRQGQDVLALPTRTSEIGWYLQYLATPKSRRPWVRAYTVREARPDVGEVDIDFVIHGDHDSMGPAAKFALEAKPGDRLGFLDQGSAFTPDHPHDWTLLVGDETALPAIAGICRSLPETAEGIAIIEIPSIADQQQFEAPAGMEIKWIVRDESSQAHEKPGELALQALIEATLPDGEVHAHTIGEQSLATGARRHLVQERGVAKRNVDFVGYWRYGRAQTS from the coding sequence ATGGGTCGGAAGAAGAATACTCCAACAGACCGCCAATTCATGATGGCAGAGGTCGTCAAGTCTGAGCGCATCAGTCCTAATTTTGTGCGTCTAACATTGACGGGACTCGAAGGGCTTAAGGATTGGGGAGCTGATCATTGGTGTCGTTTGTTTTTCACTAGGCAAGGGCAGGATGTGCTGGCACTTCCGACCCGAACCTCAGAAATTGGTTGGTACCTGCAGTATCTCGCCACGCCCAAATCACGCAGGCCGTGGGTGCGTGCATATACGGTGCGCGAGGCGCGACCCGATGTCGGCGAGGTAGATATTGACTTCGTTATCCACGGCGACCACGACTCAATGGGGCCAGCGGCGAAGTTCGCGCTCGAAGCGAAACCAGGAGACCGGTTAGGATTCCTTGATCAGGGAAGTGCTTTTACACCAGACCACCCACACGATTGGACGCTTCTTGTTGGTGATGAAACAGCTCTTCCAGCAATCGCTGGTATATGTCGCTCGCTTCCGGAAACTGCCGAGGGCATAGCAATTATTGAAATTCCGAGCATCGCAGACCAACAACAATTTGAAGCTCCTGCAGGGATGGAGATTAAGTGGATTGTGCGGGATGAATCTTCACAGGCACACGAAAAGCCGGGCGAATTAGCGCTTCAAGCTCTAATAGAAGCAACACTTCCTGACGGGGAAGTCCATGCTCACACGATTGGTGAGCAATCGCTTGCGACTGGTGCTCGTCGTCATCTCGTTCAAGAGCGTGGCGTTGCAAAGCGCAATGTCGACTTCGTTGGCTATTGGCGTTACGGCCGTGCCCAAACTAGCTAG
- a CDS encoding multidrug effflux MFS transporter encodes MTDNKPIVREKTARNANTLGLSALFALAILAAVAPISIDLYLPAFPAMTEELNTTATGVQLSLTAFLVGAGVGQVVFGPLSDRIGRLIPLHFGLVLFLAASIVAVFSRNIEILVAARLAQGLGGAAGMVIGRAMVLDKEKGAAAAKALSIMMLIGGIAPVVAPLTGSFLADIIGWRGLLGIVACIGVISVVSTLLFIRETLPKTERAQSAQTSTSNPIKALASRGYIGNVVAFAFAMATMMSYISASPFVYQNIIGLGTVGYGIAFAINAIGMVVLTGISARMAGRVTSFALTLIGLSISLTAIVVITVLTFSNAPAVWLIVPLFCAIAPLGLVLGNATALALSAVPQTATGSGSAILGLVQFLLAGIVAGLVGIAGEDTTVPLALTMLAAAIIALGGLMFGRSSENSTVVESTEPVAESIAN; translated from the coding sequence TTGACCGATAACAAACCTATAGTGCGAGAAAAAACTGCACGAAACGCAAACACACTTGGATTGTCAGCACTTTTTGCCCTGGCGATCCTTGCTGCCGTGGCTCCTATCAGTATTGACCTTTATCTCCCAGCATTCCCTGCAATGACCGAAGAGCTCAACACCACGGCAACTGGCGTCCAGCTTTCGCTCACTGCGTTTCTCGTCGGTGCCGGCGTTGGTCAAGTTGTTTTCGGCCCACTGTCCGACCGCATCGGCCGCTTGATTCCCCTGCACTTTGGACTGGTGCTCTTCCTAGCAGCGAGCATCGTTGCTGTCTTCTCCAGAAATATCGAGATCCTCGTCGCTGCACGATTGGCTCAAGGTTTGGGTGGCGCAGCCGGCATGGTCATTGGTCGCGCCATGGTTCTCGATAAAGAAAAGGGCGCAGCCGCTGCCAAAGCACTGAGCATCATGATGCTCATCGGCGGCATCGCACCTGTGGTTGCACCTCTAACAGGCAGTTTCCTTGCAGATATCATTGGCTGGCGCGGCCTGCTTGGAATTGTCGCATGCATTGGCGTTATCAGCGTGGTTTCTACTCTTTTGTTCATCCGAGAAACACTGCCCAAGACAGAGCGTGCCCAATCCGCGCAGACATCAACCTCTAATCCGATTAAGGCTCTGGCCTCACGTGGCTACATCGGCAACGTTGTGGCTTTTGCATTCGCCATGGCCACCATGATGTCTTATATTTCCGCCTCCCCATTTGTTTACCAAAACATCATCGGCTTGGGAACCGTCGGATACGGCATTGCATTTGCTATCAACGCCATCGGCATGGTGGTTCTGACCGGCATTTCTGCGCGCATGGCCGGCCGCGTCACGTCCTTTGCGCTGACCCTCATCGGGCTTTCGATCAGCTTAACTGCAATTGTCGTGATCACAGTCCTCACCTTTAGCAACGCGCCAGCTGTGTGGTTAATAGTTCCACTGTTCTGCGCTATTGCACCTTTGGGACTTGTCCTCGGCAATGCTACTGCTCTTGCACTTTCTGCGGTTCCTCAAACAGCGACGGGCAGCGGTTCAGCAATTTTGGGCCTTGTTCAATTTCTTCTTGCCGGAATTGTCGCAGGTTTGGTTGGTATCGCAGGTGAAGACACCACCGTTCCGTTAGCTTTGACCATGCTCGCAGCAGCAATTATTGCCCTGGGCGGACTCATGTTTGGACGCAGCAGCGAGAATTCAACTGTTGTTGAATCCACCGAGCCAGTTGCAGAATCAATCGCGAATTAG
- a CDS encoding cupin domain-containing protein, producing the protein MTNTEFEQIFPTGDPNEAYAEFFIGQSYLAPLTGGNVPVNNVTFEPGCRNNWHIHHGEDGAGEQVLLCTAGSGWYQAEGEEPISMVPGTVIRIPAGKKHWHGAKADSWFSHVAFMTPGEGVSNEWLEPVSDEIYNTL; encoded by the coding sequence ATGACAAACACTGAATTTGAGCAAATTTTTCCAACTGGGGACCCCAACGAGGCTTATGCCGAGTTTTTCATCGGTCAGAGCTATCTAGCTCCTTTGACCGGGGGAAATGTACCAGTTAACAACGTGACATTCGAGCCAGGTTGCCGAAACAACTGGCACATCCACCACGGTGAAGACGGTGCAGGTGAACAGGTTTTGCTGTGCACCGCAGGTTCAGGTTGGTACCAGGCAGAAGGCGAAGAACCCATCAGCATGGTTCCAGGCACTGTCATTAGGATTCCTGCAGGTAAGAAGCACTGGCACGGCGCAAAAGCAGATTCTTGGTTCTCCCACGTTGCATTCATGACTCCTGGTGAAGGTGTGAGCAACGAATGGCTCGAGCCAGTTTCAGACGAAATCTACAACACACTTTAA
- a CDS encoding HigA family addiction module antitoxin, producing the protein MSNSSTITESDLIEPIHPGEVLLEDFINGFEITQHKLAVSIGVPPRRINEIVHGKRGITADTAIRLARYFGTSEEFWMNLQSNYELRLQRRTLQGSITAITPLEVA; encoded by the coding sequence ATGTCGAACTCGTCGACTATCACTGAGTCGGATCTGATTGAGCCGATCCATCCGGGAGAGGTCCTGTTGGAGGACTTTATCAATGGCTTCGAAATAACCCAGCACAAGCTTGCAGTGTCGATTGGTGTGCCACCACGCCGGATAAATGAAATAGTGCACGGGAAGCGAGGGATTACCGCTGACACCGCGATCCGCCTGGCACGGTATTTTGGAACGTCCGAAGAGTTCTGGATGAACCTGCAATCAAACTATGAGCTGCGTCTCCAGCGACGTACACTCCAAGGTTCTATTACAGCGATTACTCCCTTAGAAGTTGCATGA
- a CDS encoding aldo/keto reductase, which produces MSVLNETYTLSNDMEIPKLGLGTWFIDDSQAAQAVRAAVVAGYRNIDTAQAYGNELGVGIHTAGVPREELFISTKLAAEIKDYDGAVAAIDESLDKMGLDYVDLMLIHSPQPWSDFRGGDYSEGNREAWRALEDAYKAGKIRSIGVSNFLQADLENILDSATVTPHVNQLLVHVGNTPSELISFCESKGIMVEAYSPIAHGEMLKNQQAIADKYNVSIPQLCIRYTIQLGTVSLPKTANPDHMSSNAQIDFEISDEDMDALRKVTARDYGEHSGFPVYSGK; this is translated from the coding sequence ATGAGCGTTTTGAACGAAACCTACACACTGTCCAATGATATGGAAATCCCAAAGCTGGGACTTGGCACCTGGTTTATCGATGACAGTCAGGCTGCCCAGGCGGTACGCGCAGCTGTTGTTGCCGGTTACCGAAACATTGACACCGCCCAAGCATATGGAAACGAGCTCGGCGTCGGCATTCACACCGCTGGAGTACCCCGCGAGGAACTCTTTATTTCCACAAAGCTAGCTGCAGAAATCAAAGATTACGATGGAGCAGTCGCCGCAATTGATGAGTCCTTGGACAAGATGGGCTTGGATTACGTCGATCTGATGCTCATTCACTCCCCACAACCATGGAGTGATTTCCGCGGTGGTGATTATTCAGAAGGAAACCGCGAAGCGTGGCGTGCGCTGGAAGACGCCTACAAAGCAGGAAAGATTCGATCCATTGGCGTCTCGAACTTCTTGCAGGCAGACCTTGAGAACATCTTAGATTCCGCGACAGTTACTCCTCACGTTAACCAGCTTCTTGTGCACGTTGGAAACACCCCAAGCGAGCTGATCAGTTTCTGCGAATCCAAGGGCATTATGGTCGAAGCTTATTCACCCATCGCCCACGGGGAGATGCTGAAGAACCAGCAGGCGATTGCTGACAAGTACAACGTGAGCATTCCACAGCTATGCATTCGATACACGATTCAGCTGGGAACCGTGTCTTTGCCTAAGACTGCCAACCCAGATCATATGAGCTCCAATGCTCAGATCGACTTTGAAATTTCCGACGAAGACATGGACGCACTTCGGAAAGTGACCGCCCGCGATTATGGCGAGCACAGTGGTTTCCCTGTGTATTCCGGCAAGTAG